One window from the genome of Populus alba chromosome 15, ASM523922v2, whole genome shotgun sequence encodes:
- the LOC140954604 gene encoding BTB/POZ domain and ankyrin repeat-containing protein NPR1-like, which translates to MDIGHAATTPEFVGLAASKGSNGNLRELDLDETPITQNIRLRSRMEALTKTVEMGRRYFPNCSQVLDKFMEDDLPDLFYHEKGTPDEQRIKKTRFMELKEDVQRAFTKKQKTMNIVLCLGKTKNYEC; encoded by the exons ATGGACATTGGACATGCTGCAACAACACCAGAATTTGTTGGTCTTGCTGCTTCAAAAGGTTCTAACGGGAATTTGAGGGAGCTTGACCTAGATGAGACACCAATAACGCAGAACATAAGACTTCGTTCTAGGATGGAAGCCCTAACGAAAACAG TTGAAATGGGCCGACGATACTTCCCCAATTGCTCCCAAGTGCTCGATAAGTTCATGGAGGATGACCTTCCTGATTTGTTTTACCATGAAAAGGGCACCCCAGATGAACAAAGAATCAAGAAGACACGTTTCATGGAGCTTAAAGAGGATGTTCAAAGGGCAtttaccaaaaaacaaaaaactatgaaTATTGTGCTTTGTCTtgggaaaacaaaaaactatgaaTGTTGA